The following coding sequences are from one Chitinophagaceae bacterium window:
- a CDS encoding helix-turn-helix domain-containing protein → MKIKVIKTEQEYKKALARLDEIFDAPVHSKEGDEAELLTLLIEKYEDERYPIDAPDPIEAIRFRMEQMNMSNKDLAEVIGYKSRVSEILNRKRKLSLNMIRLLHKKLRIPYESLLAEY, encoded by the coding sequence ATGAAAATTAAAGTAATAAAAACTGAACAAGAATACAAAAAGGCATTAGCGAGGCTTGATGAAATTTTCGATGCACCTGTTCATTCTAAAGAAGGTGATGAAGCCGAACTATTAACCCTTCTGATTGAAAAATATGAAGATGAACGTTATCCAATAGACGCACCGGATCCTATTGAGGCTATTAGATTTCGAATGGAACAAATGAATATGAGTAATAAAGACTTAGCAGAAGTGATTGGATACAAAAGCAGGGTGTCAGAAATTTTGAATCGAAAGAGAAAGCTGTCTTTAAACATGATAAGGCTACTGCATAAGAAATTAAGAATACCTTATGAATCTTTGTTAGCAGAATATTAG
- a CDS encoding sodium:proline symporter, with translation MESIDWLILSLFFLIIIPLGLSYRKFSSKGLTAYFLGGRNLPWWLAGISMVATTFAADTPLAVTELVGSGGVSANWLWWNFLMGGMLTTFFFARLWRRAEVLTEVELIELRYGGKGAAMLRGFKALYLGLFLNIIIMGWVNLAMMTVLEIFFDLSKMEALLSTAFLMISVSFYVSYAGLKGIAVTDAVQFVVAMSASILLAVFVVNSPEIGGLASLREQLNTNFEGTLSFFPSIGGATAMEQVNVLTITAGSFLAYMGFQWWASWYPGAEPGGGGYIAQRMMSAKNERHAIFATLFFQLAHYCLRPWPWIIVGLCVLIIYPELTPETQREGYVRAILDFMPAGLKGLMLGAFIAAYMSTISTQLNWGSSYVINDFYKRFISPGEESPKDIYFSKIAVWILMAAALFVTLFMDSVSGVWTFLIECGAGLGMVLILRWFWWRINVWSEFSATITPFIVLAVLKIITLVLKSTFDPGPDVSSEDKALLFEAAYPWLMFPGSFFIIILVTTISWLSFTFLTPPENMSVLKRFYNKVRPGGWWSGVSENSKTDSKNLPWLFVAWISAVIFAYMVLFSSGKFLFGEYTSAIQFTLIGLAALFVLLFVMRKLKSFDREETF, from the coding sequence TTGGAAAGCATAGATTGGCTAATACTCTCCTTATTTTTCCTGATTATCATTCCTTTAGGACTTTCATATAGAAAGTTTTCTTCAAAGGGATTAACTGCTTATTTTCTGGGAGGTCGTAATTTACCCTGGTGGCTAGCCGGCATTTCTATGGTAGCTACTACTTTTGCTGCCGATACACCTTTGGCGGTTACTGAATTGGTCGGTTCGGGAGGAGTGTCTGCAAACTGGCTATGGTGGAATTTTTTGATGGGAGGTATGCTCACTACCTTCTTTTTTGCCAGACTTTGGAGGCGTGCCGAAGTATTAACAGAAGTTGAGCTAATTGAACTGAGATACGGGGGAAAAGGAGCAGCCATGCTCAGAGGATTTAAAGCCTTGTACTTAGGTCTTTTTTTAAATATCATCATTATGGGTTGGGTAAATCTGGCCATGATGACTGTTTTGGAAATTTTCTTCGACCTTTCAAAAATGGAAGCCTTGCTTTCCACAGCATTTTTAATGATTTCAGTAAGTTTTTATGTCAGCTATGCGGGATTAAAAGGTATAGCAGTTACAGATGCCGTTCAGTTTGTAGTTGCCATGTCTGCATCCATTTTATTGGCTGTATTTGTTGTTAACTCACCTGAAATTGGAGGGCTGGCTTCTTTAAGGGAACAATTAAATACAAATTTTGAAGGAACGCTTTCGTTTTTCCCATCTATTGGGGGAGCTACAGCAATGGAACAGGTGAATGTTTTAACAATCACCGCCGGAAGTTTTTTAGCCTATATGGGGTTTCAGTGGTGGGCCAGCTGGTATCCGGGTGCTGAGCCGGGGGGCGGTGGATATATAGCTCAGCGCATGATGAGTGCTAAAAATGAAAGGCATGCTATTTTTGCTACTTTATTTTTTCAGTTAGCGCACTATTGTTTAAGACCCTGGCCATGGATTATCGTAGGGCTTTGTGTTTTAATTATTTATCCGGAACTTACTCCCGAGACACAAAGGGAGGGTTATGTCAGAGCCATTCTTGATTTTATGCCTGCCGGATTGAAAGGCTTGATGTTGGGGGCTTTTATAGCCGCTTATATGAGTACTATTTCTACCCAATTGAACTGGGGGAGCAGCTATGTAATCAATGATTTTTACAAGCGCTTTATTTCTCCCGGTGAGGAAAGTCCGAAAGATATTTATTTCTCTAAAATTGCTGTCTGGATATTAATGGCAGCAGCTCTCTTTGTGACACTGTTTATGGACTCAGTTTCCGGTGTTTGGACATTCTTAATTGAGTGTGGAGCAGGTTTGGGAATGGTACTGATACTAAGGTGGTTTTGGTGGAGAATTAATGTCTGGAGTGAGTTTTCAGCGACGATTACACCATTTATAGTACTTGCAGTTTTAAAAATTATTACATTGGTTTTAAAGAGCACCTTTGATCCCGGACCGGATGTCAGCAGTGAAGATAAAGCGCTGCTTTTTGAAGCGGCATACCCCTGGTTGATGTTTCCGGGAAGTTTTTTTATAATTATTTTAGTGACTACTATTTCCTGGTTGAGTTTTACTTTTTTAACTCCTCCGGAAAATATGTCTGTGTTGAAAAGATTTTATAATAAAGTCAGACCGGGAGGCTGGTGGTCAGGGGTGTCTGAAAATTCAAAAACAGACAGCAAGAATTTGCCCTGGCTATTTGTAGCCTGGATATCAGCCGTTATCTTTGCTTATATGGTCTTGTTCAGCAGTGGAAAATTCCTTTTTGGGGAGTATACGTCTGCTATTCAGTTTACTTTGATTGGATTAGCTGCTTTATTTGTACTTTTATTTGTCATGCGAAAATTAAAATCATTTGATCGTGAAGAAACTTTTTAA
- the rocD gene encoding ornithine--oxo-acid transaminase, with protein MNVLASNDLIKLEEKYGAHNYHPLPVVLSRGEGVFLWDVEGKRYYDFLSAYSAVNQGHCHPRIIQTLIEQASKLTLTSRAFYNDQLGRFEEYITNYFGYNKVLPMNTGVEAVETAIKLARKWSYEVKGIQENKAKIIVCSENFHGRTTGVISFSSDPSSYEGFGPKMPGFEIIPYNNIAALEAALQDSNIAGFLVEPIQGEAGVNVPDDGYLSAAANLCKKHNVLFIADEIQTGLSRTGKMLCCDHEDVRPDILILGKALTGGVFPVSAVLADDEIMLTIKPGQHGSTYGGNPLGVAVAVTALEVLKDEHLADNAMAMGNLLRERLYNCNAPILKNVRGKGLLNAIVIDSKDKDTAWNICLKLRDNGLLAKPTHGDKIRFAPPLTISREHIEECAEIILHTLNEF; from the coding sequence ATGAATGTTTTAGCATCAAATGATTTAATAAAGCTCGAAGAAAAGTACGGAGCGCATAACTATCATCCCTTACCGGTCGTTTTGAGCCGGGGAGAAGGAGTGTTTTTGTGGGATGTGGAAGGAAAGCGTTATTATGATTTTCTGTCAGCTTATTCAGCTGTAAATCAGGGTCATTGCCATCCGAGGATTATTCAAACTCTCATAGAGCAGGCATCAAAGTTAACCTTAACTTCCAGAGCTTTTTACAATGATCAGTTAGGTCGATTTGAGGAATATATCACCAATTATTTTGGTTATAATAAGGTATTGCCAATGAATACCGGTGTTGAAGCAGTTGAAACAGCAATAAAACTTGCGAGAAAATGGTCTTATGAAGTAAAAGGTATACAGGAAAATAAAGCGAAAATTATCGTTTGCAGTGAAAACTTCCATGGACGCACAACCGGAGTTATTTCTTTTAGCTCTGACCCATCCAGTTATGAAGGTTTTGGCCCTAAAATGCCCGGATTTGAAATCATTCCTTATAACAATATTGCAGCATTAGAAGCTGCTTTGCAAGATAGTAATATAGCCGGCTTTTTAGTGGAACCTATACAGGGCGAAGCAGGAGTTAATGTTCCGGATGACGGATACCTTTCAGCAGCAGCAAATCTTTGCAAAAAACACAATGTACTTTTTATAGCAGATGAAATTCAAACCGGTCTCAGCAGGACAGGTAAAATGTTATGCTGCGATCATGAAGATGTACGTCCCGATATTTTAATTCTTGGTAAAGCCTTAACCGGTGGAGTATTCCCGGTTTCAGCTGTTTTAGCAGATGATGAGATAATGTTGACTATTAAGCCGGGACAGCATGGTTCTACTTACGGAGGAAACCCTTTGGGGGTAGCAGTTGCTGTTACAGCTTTGGAAGTACTTAAAGATGAACATCTGGCTGACAATGCTATGGCCATGGGAAATCTATTGAGAGAAAGACTCTATAACTGCAACGCACCGATTTTAAAGAATGTGCGTGGAAAAGGGCTTTTAAACGCAATAGTTATTGATTCCAAAGATAAAGATACGGCCTGGAATATTTGTTTAAAATTAAGAGACAATGGTCTTTTAGCCAAGCCTACACACGGTGATAAAATACGTTTTGCCCCTCCCTTGACCATTAGCAGAGAACATATAGAGGAATGTGCAGAGATTATTTTACATACGCTTAATGAATTTTAA
- a CDS encoding cytidine deaminase codes for MKKKFSVEYEIFTAYHELPESIREIIDAAISATQKAYAPYSGYNVGCAALLENGEIISGANQENASFPAGICAERTTLSAISSLHPGMAINHLAIAIQSERTKANGPAAPCGICRQSLIDYEARQGKKISLWLVAGDEGYYYFRSVSDLMPFGFTSKQLGDKL; via the coding sequence GAAATTTAGTGTAGAATATGAGATTTTTACTGCTTATCATGAACTTCCGGAATCAATCAGGGAAATCATAGATGCTGCAATATCTGCAACTCAAAAAGCCTATGCTCCATATTCAGGATATAATGTGGGCTGTGCTGCGTTATTGGAAAATGGAGAAATTATAAGTGGCGCCAATCAGGAAAACGCTTCTTTCCCTGCCGGAATATGTGCAGAAAGAACAACACTTTCAGCCATCTCCTCGTTACATCCGGGAATGGCAATTAATCATTTGGCTATTGCAATACAGTCAGAAAGAACAAAGGCAAACGGGCCTGCGGCACCCTGTGGAATTTGCAGACAATCATTGATAGACTATGAAGCTCGTCAAGGAAAAAAAATCAGTCTTTGGTTAGTTGCCGGAGACGAAGGATATTACTATTTTCGCTCGGTCAGTGATTTAATGCCTTTTGGCTTTACGTCAAAACAATTAGGAGACAAACTTTAA
- a CDS encoding tetratricopeptide repeat protein, which produces MIFTLLLTFLLFDMDNSNNGELPDIDELWDYSKPAETEAAFRKLIPLAREMDDMAYYVMLHTQIARTQSLQHKFDNAHALLDYAHSNLTEDMTLPTVRHWLERGRTYNSEGQKEEAIECFVKAYEIAIGNNHEYYAVDAAHMLGIAETKDAQLEWNFIAIETAEQSEEERTRKWLGALYNNVAWSFHDMEHYHEALEYFEKGLEWRKEQNDASGIIVAKWAVGRTLRSLNRPEEAIKIHQELIKELKEKDLPPDGYVHEEMGENLFLLRKEKEAATHFGLAYEILSQDQYLQNNEPERLKRLKDMSKKR; this is translated from the coding sequence ATGATTTTTACATTACTGCTTACTTTTTTACTTTTTGATATGGACAATTCTAATAATGGCGAATTGCCGGACATAGATGAATTGTGGGATTACAGTAAACCTGCTGAAACGGAAGCCGCATTCCGAAAACTCATTCCACTTGCCCGGGAGATGGATGATATGGCTTATTATGTAATGTTGCATACGCAGATAGCCAGAACTCAATCACTTCAGCATAAGTTTGACAATGCCCATGCTTTATTGGATTATGCACATAGTAATTTGACTGAAGATATGACTTTACCTACAGTGCGCCATTGGTTAGAAAGAGGGCGAACCTATAATAGTGAAGGCCAAAAAGAAGAGGCTATTGAATGCTTTGTGAAGGCTTATGAGATCGCAATTGGGAACAATCATGAATATTATGCTGTTGATGCGGCACATATGTTGGGAATAGCTGAAACTAAAGATGCCCAACTTGAATGGAACTTTATAGCAATTGAAACAGCTGAACAAAGTGAAGAGGAGAGAACCCGTAAATGGCTGGGAGCTTTGTATAATAATGTTGCCTGGTCATTTCATGATATGGAGCATTACCATGAAGCTCTGGAGTACTTCGAAAAAGGACTTGAATGGCGAAAAGAACAAAATGATGCTTCAGGTATTATAGTTGCAAAATGGGCTGTAGGCAGAACTTTAAGGTCACTTAATCGCCCGGAAGAAGCCATAAAAATTCATCAGGAACTGATTAAAGAATTAAAAGAAAAAGATCTTCCACCTGATGGTTATGTGCATGAAGAAATGGGGGAGAACCTGTTTCTGCTAAGAAAGGAAAAAGAAGCTGCAACTCATTTTGGCTTAGCTTATGAAATTTTAAGTCAAGACCAATACCTTCAAAATAATGAACCGGAAAGACTAAAACGATTAAAAGATATGTCTAAAAAACGATAG
- a CDS encoding sensor histidine kinase — MKIRNKILVYFSTTVIVLTAISFTIIYFLFSDYREEEFLQQQNERIITTLQLLTEVKQDDEDIQETMDILTVYDFYDEKLLIFNEKKELIYISKEDIPSPDIENILSQLSPQNEWYKSKEGKYDIIGTHTVKNGKSYYAISKAYDDFGFTKMFFLRNVLAGIFLFIVITVIFVSQFLSNKLSKPITALTEELNNYEPGSEPSKLILETSSYEIRQLTERFNELLKRTNEAFSFQKHTIHHISHQLKTPIAVIVSELEKIMQSDTIEDARPAIQNQIIKAKSLGNIIHVLLEISKIESGQEIQMQKVRVDEIIFDVIEELNIIFPDFRFEINYIPEDFNESKLLLNLNQILIRQAFQNLLYNCTTYSNNAKAEIKIDCLSESELKIQIINQGSPISEEEEKLLFNYFFRGKNSKDKTGFGLGLVLTRKIMELNKASISYHNPDENVNVFELRFRV; from the coding sequence ATGAAAATTAGAAATAAAATACTGGTCTATTTTTCAACAACGGTAATTGTGCTTACGGCAATTTCATTTACCATTATCTATTTTTTGTTTTCAGATTACAGAGAAGAGGAGTTTTTACAGCAGCAAAACGAACGAATTATTACGACTTTGCAGCTTTTGACAGAGGTAAAACAAGACGATGAAGATATACAGGAAACCATGGATATTCTTACTGTATATGATTTTTATGATGAAAAACTTTTAATTTTTAATGAAAAAAAAGAACTCATCTATATCAGTAAAGAAGACATTCCAAGCCCGGATATTGAAAATATTTTAAGTCAATTATCACCACAAAACGAATGGTACAAATCAAAAGAAGGTAAGTATGATATCATAGGAACGCATACCGTAAAAAACGGAAAAAGCTATTATGCCATTAGTAAGGCTTATGATGACTTTGGTTTTACCAAAATGTTTTTTTTGAGAAATGTTTTAGCCGGTATATTTTTATTCATAGTCATCACCGTGATTTTTGTATCTCAGTTTCTTTCAAATAAACTGTCAAAGCCTATTACAGCACTTACCGAAGAGCTCAATAATTATGAACCGGGAAGTGAGCCATCGAAATTGATTTTAGAAACTTCCTCCTACGAAATCAGGCAACTAACCGAACGCTTCAATGAGTTGCTGAAAAGGACAAACGAGGCTTTTTCTTTTCAAAAGCATACCATCCATCACATTTCTCATCAGTTGAAAACGCCCATAGCTGTAATCGTCTCAGAACTTGAAAAAATCATGCAGTCAGATACTATTGAAGATGCCCGACCGGCCATTCAAAATCAAATTATCAAAGCAAAATCTTTAGGCAATATCATACATGTGTTACTTGAGATTTCAAAAATTGAATCCGGGCAGGAGATTCAGATGCAAAAAGTAAGAGTTGATGAAATTATTTTTGATGTGATAGAAGAGTTGAATATTATCTTTCCGGATTTTCGATTTGAGATAAATTATATCCCGGAGGACTTTAATGAAAGCAAGCTTTTGTTAAACCTTAATCAAATCCTTATCAGACAAGCATTTCAGAATCTATTATACAATTGCACCACTTACAGCAACAATGCAAAAGCAGAAATAAAAATAGACTGTTTATCAGAAAGTGAACTTAAGATACAAATCATAAATCAGGGCAGCCCAATTTCTGAAGAAGAAGAAAAGCTATTATTTAATTATTTTTTCAGAGGAAAAAACAGCAAGGACAAAACCGGTTTTGGTTTGGGATTAGTATTAACCCGAAAAATTATGGAATTGAATAAAGCTTCCATTTCCTACCATAATCCGGATGAAAATGTCAATGTTTTTGAGTTGAGGTTTAGGGTTTGA
- a CDS encoding DNA-binding response regulator yields MNVLLIEDDHTLSQNIQEALSGENMHIELVYDGLLAERMLKKNSFDCVIMDINLPGKNGYDLCKDFRTYNTSTPVIMLTAFGELEDKVQGFDCGADDYLTKPFYMRELIMRVNSLLKRSKKITNANAQRSVLVADDISIDDARKKVFRQGKEITLTPREYQILLRLMENKGEIISKGDLIKEIWGRSFGANTNTIEVYVNFLRKKIDKPFDKNTIKTKVGYGYYLDVK; encoded by the coding sequence ATGAATGTTCTGTTAATAGAAGATGATCACACACTCAGTCAAAACATTCAGGAAGCCCTGAGTGGAGAAAATATGCATATAGAGCTTGTTTATGATGGCCTGCTTGCTGAGCGGATGCTGAAAAAAAACAGTTTTGATTGTGTGATTATGGATATTAACCTGCCCGGCAAAAACGGCTATGACTTATGTAAGGACTTTAGAACGTACAATACTTCTACACCGGTAATCATGTTGACAGCTTTTGGAGAGCTGGAAGACAAGGTACAGGGTTTTGATTGCGGCGCCGATGATTACCTTACAAAGCCTTTTTATATGCGGGAATTAATTATGAGAGTTAATTCTCTGTTGAAACGGTCAAAAAAAATCACAAATGCAAACGCTCAGAGGTCTGTTTTGGTTGCCGATGACATAAGCATTGATGATGCACGAAAAAAAGTATTCAGACAGGGAAAAGAAATTACACTGACGCCCAGGGAATATCAAATCCTGCTTCGCTTAATGGAAAATAAGGGGGAGATTATCTCTAAAGGAGATTTGATTAAAGAAATTTGGGGAAGATCTTTTGGTGCAAATACAAATACTATTGAAGTATATGTGAATTTTTTACGTAAAAAAATTGATAAACCTTTTGACAAAAACACTATTAAAACTAAAGTGGGTTATGGGTATTATTTGGATGTGAAGTGA
- a CDS encoding deoxyguanosinetriphosphate triphosphohydrolase — MNWNNCFSMRRFGYDTPSAEIRTEFERDWDRIIFSSPFRRLQNKTQVFPLPEEIFVHNRLTHSLEVASVGRSLGKMVGEKLINLKEIQLEKKAAIFYKEDLKHVIASACLAHDLGNPAFGHSGEEAISKYFKNRETGNPADIAFKAQFTKQEWHDLTNFEGNANALRILTLQQNGRLKGGFRLTYSTLASIIKYPCESSASLGKKGPKHRNKYGYFKIDEETFLDIAKEMKMFRDESASEIVYKRHPFVYLVEAADDICYNIIDLEDAHRLNIMSFEEVSELLMQIIKQDEKDLQKVEKTVEELKSDTNEAVAYLRAKAINTLAVKCAEAFIQHKEEIIKGELDAALIDCIPGLQAALKEISDVSVKKIYNYREVVKIEIAGFRIMSGLVKDFVEAALTPVKSRSKEHHKILELLPKQFTFDESGSPYTKVMHMIDFIAGMTDIYALKLYRNLRGIEM; from the coding sequence ATGAATTGGAATAACTGCTTTTCTATGCGCAGGTTTGGATATGACACGCCCTCAGCAGAAATCAGAACGGAGTTTGAAAGGGATTGGGATCGAATCATTTTTTCAAGCCCCTTTAGAAGGCTTCAGAATAAAACACAGGTCTTTCCCCTGCCGGAAGAAATTTTTGTCCATAACAGATTAACCCATTCCCTTGAAGTGGCCAGCGTAGGCAGGTCTCTGGGGAAAATGGTCGGAGAAAAGTTGATTAATTTGAAAGAAATACAATTGGAAAAAAAAGCCGCTATTTTTTACAAAGAAGATCTCAAACATGTCATCGCATCTGCATGTCTGGCTCATGATTTAGGAAATCCGGCTTTTGGCCATTCAGGAGAAGAAGCGATTTCAAAATATTTTAAAAACAGAGAAACCGGCAATCCGGCAGATATAGCGTTTAAAGCACAATTTACAAAACAGGAATGGCATGATCTGACTAATTTCGAAGGAAATGCCAATGCCCTGAGAATTTTGACCTTACAACAAAATGGCAGATTGAAAGGTGGTTTCAGGTTGACATACAGCACACTTGCATCTATCATTAAATATCCATGCGAATCTTCTGCTTCTTTAGGCAAAAAAGGACCAAAACACAGAAATAAATACGGCTACTTCAAAATTGATGAAGAAACTTTTTTGGATATAGCTAAGGAAATGAAAATGTTTAGGGATGAATCGGCTTCTGAAATTGTTTATAAACGCCACCCATTTGTATATCTGGTAGAAGCAGCTGACGATATTTGCTACAACATTATTGATTTGGAAGATGCGCACCGCTTAAACATCATGTCTTTTGAAGAGGTTAGCGAATTGCTGATGCAAATCATCAAACAGGATGAAAAGGATTTACAAAAAGTAGAAAAAACGGTTGAAGAGTTAAAGTCAGATACCAACGAGGCTGTTGCCTATTTGAGAGCAAAAGCTATTAATACGCTTGCCGTAAAATGTGCAGAAGCTTTTATTCAACATAAAGAAGAAATCATAAAAGGGGAATTAGATGCTGCTTTGATAGACTGCATTCCGGGTTTGCAGGCAGCCTTAAAAGAAATATCAGATGTTTCTGTAAAAAAGATTTACAATTACAGGGAAGTTGTCAAAATAGAAATTGCCGGTTTCAGAATTATGTCCGGATTGGTGAAAGATTTTGTTGAAGCCGCTTTAACACCGGTAAAAAGCAGAAGTAAAGAACACCATAAAATACTTGAATTACTCCCAAAACAATTCACCTTTGATGAATCGGGCTCGCCCTACACTAAAGTTATGCATATGATAGACTTCATTGCAGGCATGACCGATATTTACGCATTAAAATTATATCGTAATTTGCGTGGAATTGAGATGTAA
- a CDS encoding type II toxin-antitoxin system HigB family toxin — translation MRVIAKKILRDFWGKYNDSEQQLKTWYKEASNANWTSPNDIKREYAKASIVGENRVVFDICGNKYRLIVKINYERQWVFIRFIGTHKQYDSIDAKNI, via the coding sequence ATGAGAGTAATTGCGAAGAAGATATTGAGAGATTTTTGGGGGAAATACAATGATTCAGAGCAGCAATTGAAAACTTGGTATAAAGAAGCATCAAATGCAAACTGGACTTCTCCCAATGACATCAAAAGAGAATATGCAAAAGCAAGCATTGTTGGAGAAAACCGAGTGGTATTTGATATTTGCGGGAACAAATACCGCCTGATTGTTAAAATAAACTATGAAAGACAGTGGGTTTTCATAAGATTTATTGGAACACATAAACAGTATGATAGTATTGACGCTAAAAATATTTAA
- a CDS encoding DNA/RNA non-specific endonuclease, with product MNIRIISAIFMLLALPCFLFSQNIQTKLDALSQEYQQLSRQKDSLNTKIEALKLNRIIEKIHERGLPEINEGEEYICHSAMCILFSEEHSLAKWVVHILTGDIAEGRVGRSNDFRADPKISNTGVQEDYFLMFERNDGSIRYDGFGYDRGHLAPSADFRWSAKALSESYYYSNITPQTPEFNREKWTEIESFLRDYVTNNPENELYIVTAPVLEDDLPRLERGVNKLPIPEYHYKIAMDYDEKIGIAFLVPQEDLIHPIEWYAVTIDSIESLTGINFFASLTAEEEELIESQFDISKWYPEGEQRDIMPLRAEQLPRGAVNTIDAKTRVNHSRNTQVCGTIVSSHRSGNGNIFLNLDRRFPNQIFSVTIWARDVVNFDYEPEIYLKDKTLCFLGRVTESQGVPGMHLSTPKRIMFME from the coding sequence ATGAATATCAGAATAATTTCAGCTATTTTCATGCTGCTTGCACTCCCCTGTTTTTTATTTTCTCAAAACATTCAAACAAAACTGGACGCTCTAAGTCAGGAGTATCAACAACTTAGTCGTCAAAAAGACAGTCTGAATACGAAAATAGAAGCGCTCAAACTGAACAGGATTATTGAAAAAATTCACGAAAGAGGACTTCCTGAAATAAATGAAGGTGAAGAGTACATTTGTCATTCAGCCATGTGTATTCTATTTTCAGAGGAACATTCTTTAGCCAAGTGGGTCGTTCACATACTTACAGGTGACATTGCAGAAGGCCGTGTCGGCAGATCAAATGATTTTAGGGCTGACCCGAAAATTTCCAATACCGGTGTACAGGAAGACTATTTTTTAATGTTTGAAAGAAATGACGGCAGCATTCGATATGATGGTTTTGGCTATGATCGCGGGCATTTAGCTCCATCAGCTGATTTTCGCTGGTCAGCAAAAGCCCTTTCTGAATCGTATTACTATTCCAATATTACACCTCAAACACCGGAGTTTAACCGTGAAAAATGGACGGAGATTGAGAGTTTCCTCAGAGATTATGTAACAAACAATCCTGAAAATGAGCTTTATATAGTAACCGCACCTGTTTTGGAAGATGATTTACCCCGTTTAGAAAGAGGTGTTAATAAATTGCCTATACCCGAATATCACTACAAGATAGCCATGGATTATGATGAAAAAATCGGAATTGCTTTTTTAGTACCTCAGGAAGATTTAATACACCCGATTGAATGGTATGCCGTAACTATAGATTCTATCGAAAGCCTAACGGGTATTAACTTTTTCGCTTCACTGACAGCTGAAGAAGAGGAATTGATAGAATCTCAATTTGATATTTCTAAATGGTATCCCGAAGGCGAACAAAGAGATATAATGCCGCTTAGAGCTGAGCAATTACCCAGAGGAGCTGTAAACACTATTGATGCCAAAACAAGAGTAAATCATTCCAGAAATACACAAGTTTGTGGTACTATCGTAAGCAGTCATCGTTCCGGTAACGGCAATATTTTTTTAAACCTGGACCGAAGATTTCCCAATCAGATATTTTCAGTAACTATCTGGGCAAGAGATGTAGTAAACTTTGATTACGAGCCGGAAATTTACTTAAAAGATAAGACCCTATGCTTTTTAGGTAGAGTAACTGAAAGTCAGGGTGTGCCGGGCATGCATTTATCTACACCAAAAAGAATTATGTTCATGGAATAA
- a CDS encoding group III truncated hemoglobin: MKDIETREDVVLLVDTFYQSVKENKKLGYIFKDVAKIDWEEHLPKMYSFWASILLGEQSFTGNPMIKHIALSKLTPMTEVEFEEWLLLFNTTIDQLFEGKVANEAKLRAGNIARLMMHKIESLKES; encoded by the coding sequence ATGAAAGATATAGAAACCAGAGAAGATGTTGTATTGTTGGTTGATACTTTTTACCAATCGGTAAAAGAAAATAAAAAACTGGGATACATTTTCAAGGATGTTGCCAAAATAGACTGGGAAGAGCATTTACCAAAGATGTATTCTTTTTGGGCAAGTATTTTATTGGGAGAACAGAGTTTTACCGGAAATCCTATGATCAAACATATTGCATTGAGCAAACTGACACCAATGACAGAAGTTGAGTTTGAGGAGTGGTTATTGCTATTTAATACAACTATTGATCAATTATTTGAAGGTAAAGTGGCCAATGAAGCTAAATTAAGAGCCGGAAATATTGCCCGATTAATGATGCATAAAATCGAATCATTAAAGGAATCATAA